A genomic segment from Candidatus Effluviviaceae Genus I sp. encodes:
- a CDS encoding DUF296 domain-containing protein: protein MEFRDSGSVLMVRLYQDEDLFASLREACLKSGLKTGIVVSGIGMLKQSELSFFLRQEQYHTALFPEPLELVSLTGNVLAQDGDVVFHLHAVLARESKETVAGHLSKGKVNVTNEIAVLKTDIAAERRQDPATGLMALHFK from the coding sequence ATGGAGTTCCGTGACAGCGGCAGCGTGCTGATGGTGCGTCTCTACCAGGACGAGGACCTCTTCGCGTCGCTTCGCGAAGCGTGCCTCAAGTCCGGCCTCAAGACAGGCATCGTGGTGTCCGGCATCGGGATGCTCAAGCAGAGCGAGCTCAGTTTCTTCCTGCGGCAGGAGCAGTATCACACCGCGCTCTTTCCCGAGCCGCTCGAGCTCGTCTCGCTCACGGGCAATGTCCTCGCGCAGGACGGCGACGTCGTGTTCCACCTTCACGCCGTGCTCGCGCGCGAGAGCAAGGAGACCGTGGCCGGTCATCTCTCGAAGGGGAAGGTCAACGTCACGAACGAGATCGCCGTCCTCAAGACCGACATCGCGGCCGAGCGGCGGCAGGACCCGGCCACAGGCCTCATGGCCCTTCACTTCAAGTAG
- a CDS encoding (2Fe-2S)-binding protein gives MKLTLTVNGAARTAEVGPTTTLVELLRGPLGLTGTKVGCGRGECGACTALLDGRPVNSCIVFAAQCEGRNVLTIEGLSEAGELHRIQRAFVETGAVQCGFCTPGMIMSAYALLRDKARPSREEIVEAIAGNLCRCTGYAKIVEAVERASE, from the coding sequence GTGAAGCTCACGCTCACGGTCAACGGCGCCGCGCGGACGGCCGAGGTCGGTCCGACCACGACCCTCGTCGAGCTTCTCCGCGGGCCGCTCGGCCTGACCGGCACCAAGGTCGGCTGCGGCCGCGGCGAGTGCGGTGCGTGCACGGCGCTTCTCGACGGGCGGCCCGTGAACTCGTGCATCGTGTTCGCGGCGCAGTGCGAAGGCCGCAACGTGCTCACCATCGAGGGGCTCTCGGAGGCTGGCGAGCTTCACCGCATCCAGCGCGCGTTCGTCGAGACGGGCGCCGTCCAGTGCGGGTTCTGCACGCCGGGCATGATCATGTCGGCGTACGCGCTCCTCCGCGACAAGGCGCGGCCGAGCCGCGAGGAGATCGTCGAGGCCATCGCCGGGAACCTCTGCAGGTGCACGGGGTACGCGAAGATCGTCGAGGCGGTGGAGCGGGCGTCGGAGTGA